The following proteins are encoded in a genomic region of Streptococcus cristatus AS 1.3089:
- a CDS encoding histidine phosphatase family protein, with protein sequence MKLYFIRHGKTEWNLEMRFQGASGDSPLLETSIDELKRLGKHLSNVKFDKIYSSDLPRACHSAEIIQSENQHQTDIVSTPELREWSLGHLEGREIAKAKAAYPQQMWAFRHDLSQFDHQLFGAESVEQTTQRTISFVKSLKGKDFQNILIVGHGANLTASIRRLLGYETSLLRKDGGLANASLTILETDNFDSFKLLAWNNLDYMRTDETANL encoded by the coding sequence ATGAAATTGTATTTTATCCGACATGGAAAAACCGAATGGAATCTCGAAATGCGTTTCCAAGGAGCAAGCGGAGATTCTCCACTACTTGAAACCTCTATTGACGAGCTCAAGCGCTTGGGTAAACATTTGTCAAACGTTAAATTCGATAAAATCTACTCTAGCGATTTGCCGCGCGCTTGCCATTCTGCAGAGATTATCCAAAGTGAAAACCAGCATCAAACCGACATTGTTTCGACTCCTGAACTAAGAGAGTGGTCTCTTGGCCATCTAGAAGGTAGGGAAATTGCTAAGGCTAAAGCTGCGTATCCTCAGCAGATGTGGGCCTTCCGCCACGATCTATCCCAGTTTGACCACCAACTATTTGGAGCAGAATCCGTCGAGCAAACTACCCAGCGGACAATTTCCTTCGTCAAGTCTCTCAAAGGGAAAGATTTTCAAAATATCTTGATTGTCGGGCATGGTGCCAACCTAACCGCTAGCATTCGTCGCCTGCTCGGTTACGAAACATCTTTGCTCCGTAAGGACGGAGGCTTAGCCAATGCTAGCCTCACCATTTTGGAAACAGACAATTTTGACTCTTTCAAGTTACTTGCTTGGAACAACCTAGATTACATGCGAACAGATGAAACTGCGAATCTTTAA
- a CDS encoding biotin transporter BioY, producing the protein MNKNKAFLLALPAIGAAFLAVLSQLSFSIGPIPITLQTFAVGLIATIFKPREAVLSVLLYLLLGAIGLPVFAGGSGGFQALLGPSAGYLWAYLLFALVTSSLTSKDSKFYTIFLANLLGDALVFVGGVIGLHFLANMGFSKAIAVGVTPFILPDLLKIVAITLISIPMFRSLAFHPYFSDNKNG; encoded by the coding sequence ATGAACAAGAACAAAGCATTTCTTCTTGCCCTTCCAGCTATTGGCGCTGCCTTCCTAGCTGTACTCTCCCAGCTTAGTTTCTCCATTGGACCGATCCCCATTACTTTACAGACCTTTGCTGTAGGTTTGATTGCGACTATTTTTAAGCCTCGTGAAGCGGTATTATCTGTTCTGCTCTATCTGCTGCTGGGTGCTATTGGCCTGCCAGTTTTTGCCGGAGGAAGCGGTGGTTTTCAAGCCCTCTTAGGACCAAGTGCAGGTTATCTTTGGGCTTATCTGCTCTTTGCACTGGTCACTTCCAGTTTGACAAGCAAAGATAGCAAGTTTTACACGATCTTTTTGGCTAACCTGCTCGGAGATGCACTGGTCTTCGTCGGTGGCGTAATCGGACTTCATTTTCTGGCTAACATGGGATTTTCTAAGGCCATTGCTGTTGGAGTCACACCTTTCATTCTTCCCGATCTTTTAAAAATTGTCGCAATCACTCTCATCAGCATTCCAATGTTTAGGAGTCTGGCTTTTCATCCCTATTTTTCAGACAATAAAAACGGATAG
- a CDS encoding YdbC family protein encodes MAEFKFEIEEKLLVLSENEKGWTKELNRVSFNGAPAKYDIRTWSPDHSKMGKGITLSNEEFQVLLDAFKNG; translated from the coding sequence ATGGCAGAATTTAAATTTGAAATCGAGGAAAAATTGCTCGTTTTATCGGAAAATGAAAAAGGCTGGACCAAAGAACTCAACCGCGTAAGTTTTAACGGTGCGCCAGCCAAGTACGATATCCGAACTTGGAGTCCTGACCACAGCAAGATGGGCAAGGGAATTACCCTTTCTAATGAAGAATTTCAAGTTCTTTTGGATGCATTTAAAAATGGATAG
- a CDS encoding ABC transporter permease, producing MQNFKFAISSILGHKMRAFLTMIGIIIGVASVVVILALGNGMQQGVTKSITKEQQYVSLLYSPTKSNYTMGVNLLETGGGPDADSEILEEPPVVQESWVKELLKIDGVKGYYVTNGSTADFSYQNKKSDKVNITGVNATFFKIRKYEILAGRTLLPSDYQSFSNVMMIDETVANSLFGSSAEALNKVVSVGDSNYRVVGIYKDPNAGQSRSMSSGSALMANTQVASEFQTDEIATVYIYVPEVDRINEVGVEAAKELTALSGARQGEYQILNMDTLLEQYNQITGTMTGVIGAIAGISLFVGGIGVMNIMLVSVTERTREIGLRKALGATRINILTQFLIESMVLTLIGGLLGLSLAYGINALLAAVVPENVFGGPPVVSVTAAVGSLVFSAMVGIVFGILPANKASKLDPIEALRYE from the coding sequence ATGCAAAATTTCAAATTTGCCATTAGTTCCATTCTTGGACATAAGATGCGGGCTTTTCTGACCATGATCGGGATTATCATCGGAGTTGCTTCTGTTGTCGTTATCTTAGCACTGGGAAATGGAATGCAACAGGGAGTCACCAAAAGCATCACCAAAGAACAACAGTATGTGAGCTTGCTTTATTCTCCTACTAAAAGTAATTATACGATGGGAGTCAACTTGTTGGAGACCGGTGGTGGTCCAGATGCAGATAGTGAGATACTAGAAGAGCCACCTGTTGTCCAAGAGTCTTGGGTCAAAGAACTACTGAAGATTGATGGAGTCAAGGGTTATTATGTGACCAATGGTTCGACAGCTGATTTTTCTTATCAAAACAAGAAGTCTGATAAGGTCAACATTACGGGTGTGAATGCTACTTTCTTCAAAATTAGAAAATATGAGATTTTAGCTGGACGGACTCTCCTGCCTAGTGACTATCAAAGTTTTTCTAATGTGATGATGATTGATGAAACAGTAGCGAACAGCCTGTTTGGAAGTAGTGCAGAAGCCCTGAATAAAGTAGTTTCAGTCGGTGACAGCAACTACCGAGTTGTTGGTATCTATAAGGATCCCAATGCTGGTCAGAGCAGGAGTATGAGCTCAGGTAGCGCCTTGATGGCTAATACACAGGTGGCTTCTGAATTTCAGACAGATGAAATTGCAACTGTCTATATCTATGTGCCAGAAGTGGATCGCATCAACGAAGTTGGTGTAGAAGCAGCCAAAGAATTGACGGCTCTTTCAGGAGCTCGTCAAGGAGAATATCAAATCCTAAATATGGATACCTTGCTGGAGCAGTACAATCAAATCACAGGGACTATGACCGGTGTTATCGGAGCTATTGCAGGGATTTCTCTCTTTGTTGGAGGTATCGGTGTGATGAATATCATGTTGGTATCTGTCACAGAACGGACTCGGGAAATTGGTTTACGCAAAGCCCTTGGAGCAACGCGTATAAATATCCTGACGCAGTTCTTGATTGAATCCATGGTATTGACCCTTATCGGTGGCCTGCTTGGTCTTAGCCTTGCCTATGGAATCAATGCTCTGCTAGCTGCAGTCGTTCCTGAAAACGTATTTGGAGGACCACCAGTTGTCTCTGTCACTGCAGCAGTTGGAAGCCTTGTCTTCTCAGCCATGGTTGGTATTGTCTTTGGTATCCTGCCAGCCAATAAAGCATCTAAATTAGATCCGATTGAAGCGCTGAGATATGAATAA
- a CDS encoding efflux RND transporter periplasmic adaptor subunit, translating into MKKLKKWQLFSIIGVAVVVVVGAISAMVLSNMNSTTEPTEVAPIVQQAKEGSIASSVLLTGTVTANSEQYVYYDATKGDLESVLVNVGDQVTVGQALVQYKSAEAQANYDAAVRAVNKADRQIYDLQTNGATVEKTGDEETDNKSLASAQRTVDSQLADLRDARSDAVDNMNKAQALLNAATVTSTVEGTVVEVNRDVSKSTTGTNQTLVHIVSNGSLQIKGELSEYNLANLSVGQEVSITSKVYPDKKWTGKISYISNYPKDGQQASSTNTGGAASSAKYPFTVDITSEIGDLKQGFSVSVEVKNNTKGILVPASSIISDGEKNYVWTVEKGKAKKVEVTLGNADAENQEISSGLTKDSKVITNPTDSLKDGQEVKADEKTH; encoded by the coding sequence ATGAAAAAGCTGAAAAAATGGCAGCTATTTAGTATTATCGGAGTTGCTGTTGTAGTTGTAGTAGGAGCAATTTCTGCAATGGTCCTGAGCAATATGAATTCTACAACAGAACCTACTGAAGTTGCACCAATTGTGCAACAAGCAAAAGAAGGCAGCATAGCCTCATCTGTCCTGTTGACGGGAACCGTAACTGCTAACTCAGAGCAGTATGTTTATTATGATGCTACCAAGGGAGACTTGGAATCTGTCCTAGTAAATGTTGGTGACCAAGTAACGGTAGGCCAAGCGCTTGTTCAATATAAGAGCGCAGAAGCACAAGCCAATTATGATGCAGCAGTTCGCGCTGTTAATAAGGCTGACCGTCAGATTTATGACTTACAGACCAATGGAGCGACAGTAGAAAAAACTGGCGATGAAGAAACGGATAATAAGTCCCTTGCCTCTGCTCAACGGACCGTTGATTCTCAACTTGCTGATTTGCGCGATGCACGTTCAGACGCTGTGGACAATATGAACAAGGCTCAAGCTCTGTTAAATGCAGCGACTGTTACGAGCACTGTTGAGGGGACAGTAGTGGAAGTAAACCGCGATGTATCCAAATCAACAACAGGAACCAACCAAACCTTGGTCCACATTGTCAGCAACGGCAGCCTTCAAATCAAGGGAGAACTCTCTGAATACAATCTGGCTAATTTGTCAGTTGGCCAAGAAGTAAGCATTACTTCAAAAGTATATCCTGACAAAAAATGGACAGGTAAAATTAGTTATATTTCCAACTATCCTAAGGACGGACAGCAAGCTTCATCAACTAATACAGGTGGTGCAGCTTCCTCTGCAAAATATCCATTTACAGTCGATATTACAAGTGAAATTGGTGATTTGAAGCAAGGTTTCTCTGTCAGCGTTGAAGTAAAAAACAATACAAAAGGGATTCTTGTACCAGCAAGCAGTATCATTTCAGACGGAGAAAAGAACTACGTTTGGACTGTCGAAAAAGGTAAAGCTAAGAAAGTGGAAGTAACTTTAGGGAATGCTGATGCTGAAAATCAAGAAATCTCATCTGGTTTGACAAAAGACAGTAAAGTTATCACCAATCCAACAGATAGCTTGAAAGATGGTCAAGAGGTGAAAGCGGATGAAAAAACTCATTGA
- the gorA gene encoding glutathione-disulfide reductase gives MKEFDIIAIGGGSGGIATMNRAGEHGAKAAVIEEKKLGGTCVNVGCVPKKIMWYGAQIAEAIHHYGPDYGFTSENHHFDFATLRKNREAYIDRARSSYDGSFKRNGVELIEGRAHFVDKHTVEVNGELIRAKHIVIATGAHAAIPQIPGAEYGETSDDVFAWEELPKSVAVVGAGYIAVELAGVLHTLGVKTDLFVRRDRPLRNFDSYLIDGLVAEMEKSGPSLHAHKIPERVDKLPDGQLQLYFQDGSSHIAERIIWAIGRKPNVQGLNLDAAGVTLNDRGFIAVDEYQNTVVPGIYALGDVTGEKELTPVAIKAGRTLSERLFNGKTDAKMDYSTIPTVVFSHPAIGTVGLTEEEAIRDYGVEQIHIYTSSFTSMYSAVTQHRQQAKFKLITAGHDEKVVGLHGIGYGVDEMIQGFAVAIKMGATKADFDATVAIHPTGSEEFVTMR, from the coding sequence ATGAAAGAATTCGATATTATTGCAATTGGCGGTGGCAGTGGGGGCATTGCTACCATGAATCGTGCTGGTGAGCATGGCGCCAAGGCTGCTGTCATTGAAGAAAAGAAATTAGGGGGAACCTGTGTCAATGTCGGTTGTGTCCCTAAAAAAATCATGTGGTACGGTGCTCAGATTGCCGAGGCTATCCACCACTACGGACCAGATTATGGCTTTACTTCAGAAAATCATCACTTTGACTTTGCTACCTTACGAAAGAATCGGGAAGCCTACATTGACCGCGCTCGCTCATCCTATGATGGAAGCTTCAAACGCAACGGCGTTGAACTGATTGAAGGTCGCGCTCATTTCGTTGACAAGCATACAGTGGAAGTCAATGGAGAGCTGATTCGCGCCAAACACATCGTCATTGCAACAGGTGCTCATGCAGCCATTCCTCAGATTCCCGGTGCCGAATACGGCGAGACTTCTGATGATGTTTTTGCTTGGGAAGAACTTCCCAAGTCTGTTGCCGTTGTAGGAGCAGGTTATATCGCAGTGGAACTTGCTGGTGTCCTCCATACTCTAGGGGTCAAGACGGATCTCTTTGTCCGCCGCGACCGTCCTCTCCGTAATTTCGATAGCTATCTGATTGACGGATTGGTGGCAGAGATGGAAAAATCTGGTCCTAGTCTTCATGCTCACAAGATACCCGAACGAGTGGATAAACTTCCTGATGGTCAGCTACAACTCTACTTCCAAGACGGTAGTAGCCATATTGCTGAGCGGATTATTTGGGCTATTGGCCGTAAGCCAAATGTCCAAGGCCTCAATCTTGATGCTGCAGGGGTTACCCTAAATGACCGAGGCTTCATCGCTGTGGATGAATACCAAAATACTGTCGTACCTGGCATCTATGCCTTAGGCGATGTGACGGGCGAAAAAGAGCTGACGCCAGTAGCAATCAAGGCTGGACGCACCCTGTCTGAGCGCCTCTTTAACGGCAAGACAGATGCTAAGATGGATTACTCAACTATTCCAACTGTCGTCTTCTCCCATCCCGCTATTGGAACAGTGGGTCTGACGGAGGAAGAAGCTATTCGAGATTATGGTGTTGAGCAAATTCATATCTACACCTCTAGCTTTACCTCTATGTACTCAGCTGTCACCCAGCACCGCCAACAGGCCAAGTTTAAGCTTATCACTGCTGGTCACGATGAAAAAGTTGTCGGCCTCCATGGCATTGGCTATGGCGTAGATGAAATGATTCAAGGCTTCGCCGTTGCTATTAAGATGGGAGCTACCAAAGCTGATTTCGACGCCACCGTTGCCATCCACCCAACTGGCTCCGAAGAATTTGTCACCATGCGCTAA
- the lysS gene encoding lysine--tRNA ligase, translating into MTTEHIEELNDQQIIRREKMAALAEQGIDPFGKRFERTANSAQLKEKYSDKSKEELHELNETAIIAGRLMTKRGKGKVGFAHLQDREGQIQIYVRKDEVGEENYEIFKKADLGDFLGIEGDVMRTDMGELSIKATHITHLSKALRPLPEKFHGLTDVETIYRKRYLDLISNRESFERFVTRSKIISEIRRYLDGQGFLEVETPVLHNEAGGAAARPFITHHNAQNIDMVLRIATELHLKRLIVGGMERVYEIGRIFRNEGMDATHNPEFTSIEVYQAYADFQDIMDLTEGIIQHAAKAVKGDGPVNYQGTEIKINEPFKRVHMVDAIKEITGVDFWQDMTFEEASALAKEKKVPLEKHFTEVGHVINAFFEEFVEETLIQPTFVYGHPVAVSPLAKKNPEDPRFTDRFELFIMTKEYANAFTELNDPIDQLSRFEAQAKAKELGDDEATGIDYDYVEALEYGMPPTGGLGIGIDRLVMLLTDVTTIRDVLLFPTMK; encoded by the coding sequence ATGACTACTGAACATATTGAAGAATTAAATGACCAGCAGATTATTCGCCGTGAAAAAATGGCTGCGCTGGCTGAGCAAGGAATTGATCCTTTCGGAAAACGTTTTGAGCGCACTGCGAATTCTGCTCAACTCAAAGAAAAATACAGCGACAAATCCAAAGAAGAATTACATGAATTGAACGAAACAGCAATCATTGCTGGCCGTCTCATGACCAAACGCGGAAAAGGGAAAGTCGGCTTCGCCCACCTCCAAGACCGTGAAGGCCAAATTCAGATTTACGTTCGTAAGGACGAGGTCGGTGAAGAAAACTATGAGATTTTCAAAAAGGCTGACTTGGGTGACTTCTTGGGAATTGAAGGTGATGTGATGCGCACAGATATGGGAGAACTCTCTATCAAAGCAACGCATATTACTCACCTTTCAAAAGCTCTGCGTCCCCTTCCAGAGAAATTTCACGGTTTGACAGATGTGGAAACCATCTACCGCAAACGTTATTTGGACTTGATTTCCAACCGTGAGAGCTTTGAGCGCTTTGTCACTCGCTCAAAAATCATCTCAGAAATTCGTCGCTATCTTGATGGACAAGGATTCCTTGAAGTTGAAACTCCTGTTCTCCACAACGAAGCAGGCGGCGCTGCTGCTCGTCCATTCATTACGCACCACAATGCTCAAAACATTGATATGGTACTGCGGATTGCGACTGAGCTTCACTTGAAACGCCTCATCGTCGGTGGTATGGAACGCGTTTATGAAATTGGCCGTATCTTCCGCAACGAAGGTATGGACGCCACTCATAACCCTGAGTTCACTTCTATCGAGGTTTACCAAGCCTATGCGGACTTCCAAGATATCATGGACTTGACAGAGGGCATTATCCAACACGCTGCTAAAGCAGTTAAGGGGGATGGTCCAGTCAACTACCAAGGCACTGAAATCAAAATCAATGAACCATTTAAACGTGTTCATATGGTGGATGCCATCAAGGAAATTACTGGTGTTGATTTCTGGCAAGATATGACTTTTGAAGAAGCTTCTGCCTTGGCTAAAGAAAAGAAAGTGCCGCTTGAAAAGCACTTCACCGAAGTAGGACATGTCATCAATGCTTTCTTTGAAGAATTTGTCGAAGAAACCTTGATTCAGCCAACCTTTGTCTACGGTCATCCTGTCGCTGTATCACCTCTGGCTAAGAAAAACCCAGAAGACCCACGCTTCACGGACCGCTTTGAGCTTTTCATCATGACCAAAGAATATGCCAACGCCTTCACTGAGCTGAACGATCCAATCGATCAATTATCACGTTTTGAAGCACAGGCAAAAGCTAAAGAACTGGGCGATGACGAAGCAACTGGTATTGACTATGACTATGTTGAAGCCTTGGAATACGGTATGCCACCAACTGGAGGCCTCGGTATCGGTATCGACCGGCTTGTAATGTTGCTGACAGATGTGACTACCATTCGCGATGTATTGCTTTTCCCGACTATGAAGTAA
- a CDS encoding ABC transporter ATP-binding protein — MKKLIDLRNINKTYRNGDQELKVLKNINLTVEEGEFVAIMGPSGSGKSTLMNIIGMLDRPTTGEYFLGNEDVANLGDKKLAKVRNSQIGFVFQQFFLLSKLNALQNVELPLIYAGASQGSRRNLAKQYLEKVDLGTRMTHLPSELSGGQKQRVAIARALVNNPSIILADEPTGALDTKTGEQIMELLTELNAEGKTIIMVTHEPEIAAYAKRQIVIRDGVISSDSAEKEERD; from the coding sequence ATGAAAAAACTCATTGATCTACGGAATATTAATAAAACCTATCGGAATGGTGATCAAGAACTGAAAGTTTTAAAAAATATCAATTTGACAGTTGAAGAGGGCGAGTTTGTGGCCATCATGGGGCCGTCTGGTTCCGGAAAGTCAACTCTGATGAATATTATCGGGATGTTGGATCGTCCTACTACTGGTGAGTATTTTTTAGGAAATGAAGATGTTGCAAACTTGGGTGATAAAAAATTAGCCAAGGTTCGAAATAGTCAAATCGGCTTCGTTTTTCAGCAATTTTTCCTCTTATCTAAATTAAATGCCCTTCAAAATGTAGAACTCCCGCTGATTTATGCAGGGGCGTCACAAGGAAGTCGCAGAAATCTAGCTAAGCAGTATTTGGAAAAAGTAGATTTGGGTACTCGTATGACTCACTTGCCCTCAGAATTGTCTGGGGGGCAGAAGCAACGTGTTGCTATCGCGCGTGCCTTGGTAAATAATCCTTCGATTATTCTTGCCGACGAGCCGACAGGAGCCCTCGATACCAAAACTGGAGAGCAAATCATGGAACTCTTGACCGAGTTGAATGCTGAGGGAAAAACGATTATCATGGTTACTCACGAACCTGAGATTGCTGCTTATGCTAAGCGTCAAATTGTCATTCGTGATGGAGTCATCTCTTCAGATAGCGCTGAGAAGGAGGAACGTGATTAA
- a CDS encoding peptidase U32 family protein: protein MTKKLKRPEVLSPAGTLEKLKVAVRYGADAVFIGGQAYGLRSRAGNFTFEQMEEGVQFAAEHGAKVYVAANMVMHEGNEAGAGEWFRRLRDIGIAAVIVSDPALIAIAASEAPGLEIHLSTQASATNYETLEFWKNLGLTRVVLAREVSMAELAEIRKRTDVEIEAFVHGAMCISYSGRCTLSNHMSMRDANRGGCSQSCRWKYDLYDMPFGQERKSLKGEIPEEFSMSAVDMSMIDHIPDMIENGVDSLKIEGRMKSIHYVSTVTNCYKAAVDAYLESPEKFEAIKQDLVDEMWKVAQRELATGFYYHTPTENEQLFGARRKIPEYKFVAEVVAYDEATQTATIRQRNVIHEGDQVEFYGPGFRHFETYITDLHDNQGNKIDRAPNPMELLTITVPQPVQPGDMVRARKEGLINLYKEDGTSVTVRA, encoded by the coding sequence ATGACAAAAAAATTAAAACGTCCAGAGGTGCTGTCACCAGCTGGTACGTTAGAAAAGTTAAAAGTAGCTGTTCGCTATGGAGCAGATGCTGTTTTTATTGGTGGTCAAGCCTACGGTTTGCGTAGTCGTGCGGGGAACTTCACTTTTGAGCAAATGGAAGAAGGTGTCCAATTTGCGGCTGAGCATGGTGCCAAGGTCTATGTAGCGGCCAATATGGTCATGCACGAAGGAAATGAAGCTGGAGCTGGAGAATGGTTCCGCCGTTTGAGAGACATTGGAATCGCGGCTGTCATTGTTTCTGATCCAGCCTTGATTGCTATTGCAGCATCAGAAGCACCTGGCCTGGAGATCCACTTGTCAACGCAAGCCAGTGCCACCAACTATGAGACGCTTGAGTTTTGGAAAAATCTTGGTTTGACCCGGGTCGTTTTGGCGCGTGAGGTTTCTATGGCCGAGCTAGCTGAGATTCGCAAGCGTACCGATGTTGAAATTGAAGCTTTCGTTCACGGGGCCATGTGTATTTCTTACTCTGGCCGTTGTACCCTTTCCAATCACATGAGTATGCGTGACGCCAACCGTGGTGGATGCTCGCAATCTTGTCGCTGGAAATATGATTTGTACGACATGCCTTTCGGTCAAGAACGCAAGAGTTTGAAGGGGGAAATTCCAGAAGAATTTTCTATGTCAGCTGTTGATATGTCCATGATTGACCACATTCCTGATATGATTGAAAATGGTGTCGATAGTTTGAAAATCGAAGGTCGGATGAAGTCTATTCACTACGTTTCAACGGTAACTAACTGCTACAAAGCAGCCGTGGACGCCTATTTGGAAAGCCCAGAAAAGTTTGAAGCTATTAAGCAAGATCTAGTAGATGAAATGTGGAAAGTAGCCCAACGTGAGCTGGCAACTGGTTTTTACTATCATACACCAACTGAGAATGAGCAGCTTTTCGGAGCCCGCCGTAAGATTCCAGAATATAAGTTTGTAGCTGAAGTGGTTGCTTATGATGAGGCGACGCAAACTGCGACCATTCGCCAGCGGAATGTTATCCATGAAGGCGATCAGGTAGAATTCTACGGACCTGGTTTCCGCCATTTTGAAACCTATATTACTGACCTCCATGATAATCAGGGCAATAAGATTGACCGCGCGCCGAATCCAATGGAATTGCTGACGATTACCGTTCCACAGCCAGTCCAACCTGGTGATATGGTCCGTGCTCGCAAGGAGGGTTTAATCAATTTGTATAAAGAAGATGGCACTAGTGTGACTGTTCGCGCTTAA
- a CDS encoding C69 family dipeptidase: MKKILLRLMFLAMLVVLLPVHVAQACSAFIVGKDLTADGSTLFGRTEDYPYAPDGGRHNKNYVVVPAKTYKEGDKLEDESNGFSYPHLASEMKYTAVYDSDRGNGSNGDFAAHGFNEAGVSMTATVSATPNDKVLKQDPLVEDGLAEAAMVDLALPRSKTAREVIENVAKVIEEKGSAEGNIIVTADKNELWYMEILSGHQYVAIKFPTNKYAVFANTYYLGHVDLNDKENVIASKDVEEVAKKADNYKTDKDGNFMIAKSYGPDEYMERNRSRTYAGIKWMDPQAKVNYDDEAFDLLREPTDPNKKYTVHDVIAEQRDRFETLPQYKADDLVEVGKKIDGNVYKYALGNENVIDAHVYQIKPNLPNAFGGVMWLGLAQSRNTPYVPFYGNVEDTYEAFKNRSTKYDGKSWYWTVWHIDQMVMKYPEIFGNSIQEKWKEKEAEWDKEQTERDAKYANYTDEQAKAAGPEVTKEALERSEKIFKEIKAVEAEMEEKIKKEKGKDADLVYTGYNKANLLAEAEKGKSADKASDTKKDSSNQTTWIVIGVLVVLVAGFFGYKQFNKKKEEE; encoded by the coding sequence ATGAAGAAAATACTGCTCAGACTAATGTTCCTTGCAATGTTAGTTGTTCTATTGCCTGTTCATGTGGCACAAGCGTGTTCTGCTTTTATTGTCGGTAAAGACTTGACAGCAGATGGCTCTACTCTATTCGGTCGGACAGAGGACTATCCATATGCACCTGACGGTGGTCGGCACAACAAAAACTATGTGGTTGTACCAGCTAAGACCTATAAAGAAGGTGATAAACTCGAAGACGAGTCAAATGGCTTTAGTTACCCACATTTGGCTAGTGAAATGAAATACACAGCCGTTTATGACTCTGATCGTGGCAATGGTAGCAACGGAGACTTTGCTGCGCACGGTTTCAATGAAGCTGGCGTTTCCATGACAGCGACCGTTTCTGCAACTCCAAATGACAAAGTCTTGAAGCAAGACCCACTTGTAGAAGATGGTTTAGCAGAAGCAGCTATGGTTGACTTGGCTTTGCCTCGTTCTAAAACAGCTCGTGAAGTCATTGAAAATGTTGCTAAAGTTATAGAAGAAAAAGGTTCTGCAGAAGGAAATATCATCGTTACTGCTGATAAAAACGAACTTTGGTACATGGAAATCCTGTCTGGTCACCAATACGTAGCTATCAAGTTCCCAACTAATAAGTATGCTGTCTTTGCAAATACTTACTATCTTGGTCACGTTGACTTGAACGATAAGGAAAATGTCATTGCTTCTAAAGATGTGGAAGAAGTAGCTAAAAAAGCAGACAACTATAAGACCGACAAAGATGGCAACTTTATGATTGCTAAATCTTACGGACCTGATGAATACATGGAACGTAACCGTTCACGGACCTATGCAGGTATCAAGTGGATGGATCCGCAAGCAAAAGTAAATTATGATGATGAAGCTTTTGATCTCTTGCGCGAACCAACTGATCCAAATAAGAAATACACGGTTCATGATGTAATTGCTGAGCAACGGGATCGTTTTGAAACTTTGCCACAATATAAAGCAGATGACTTAGTTGAAGTCGGTAAGAAGATCGATGGCAATGTCTACAAATATGCGCTAGGTAACGAAAACGTAATCGACGCCCACGTTTATCAAATCAAACCAAACCTACCAAATGCCTTTGGCGGTGTTATGTGGCTGGGTCTGGCACAAAGTCGCAACACACCATATGTACCATTCTATGGTAATGTAGAAGATACTTACGAAGCTTTCAAGAACCGTTCTACTAAATATGACGGAAAATCTTGGTATTGGACTGTTTGGCATATTGACCAAATGGTTATGAAATATCCAGAAATCTTTGGTAACAGCATCCAAGAAAAATGGAAAGAAAAAGAAGCTGAATGGGATAAAGAACAGACCGAACGTGATGCCAAATATGCAAACTACACAGATGAACAAGCCAAAGCAGCTGGACCAGAAGTGACGAAGGAAGCCTTGGAACGCTCAGAAAAAATCTTTAAGGAAATCAAAGCAGTCGAAGCAGAGATGGAAGAAAAGATTAAGAAGGAAAAAGGTAAAGATGCAGATCTTGTCTATACAGGCTATAACAAAGCGAACCTCCTAGCTGAAGCAGAAAAAGGAAAATCAGCGGATAAAGCTAGCGATACGAAGAAAGATAGCTCAAATCAAACTACTTGGATTGTCATCGGCGTATTGGTTGTGCTAGTTGCTGGATTCTTCGGATACAAACAATTTAATAAAAAGAAGGAGGAAGAATAA